Sequence from the Mesorhizobium sp. PAMC28654 genome:
CGTTCCTCTCCGCCTTCACGCCCCTGGCGCCGGTCGATGGAGCGGGGCCTGGCGAAGTCGACACAAGTTTCGCCGACCGCATCAATCTCGATCTCAGGCTTTCGGCGGCACATGCCACGGCTGGCGCGATCCAGCTTGCCGATGTCGCCGCCAATGCCCAGGTCAAGAACGGTCTGGCTGTCTTCGACATTTCCGACGCCTCCGCCTTCGGCGGCAACGTCCAGAGCAGCCTTCGTTTCGACCGCAAGCCCGAGGGAACGCAGGTCGAGATACGGCTTCTGGCCTCCGATATCGATGGCGGCGCTTTCGGCACCGCCGCCGGGATGACGCAACTGGTGCCGATCGGCACCGGCACCGTGTCGCTCATCCTCAAGGGACCCGGCAGGACCTGGAATTCCATATTCGAGAACGCCGATGGCTCGATTTCCGCGACCTTCGGACCGGGCGCGCTGAGCAAGCTCAATCTGCCGGCCTTCCTCAAGCACACCGAACAAGGCGGGTTCTTCGCGCTCGACGACGTTTCGGACGGAACGCTGCCGATCGACGGAGCCGAACTGAAGGCCAGCATTTCGAAGGGCGTCGCAAGGATCGACAAGGCCGAGGCCAATTCGGCGAAATACAAGATCTGGCTTTCCGGCATCGCGTCCTATGCCGGGCGTGGGCTGGCCCTGTCCGGGGGCGTGACGCAGACGGACAAGGCGGCAACCCAGACCAATGGCCAGGGCGCCAACCAGTCTTCCTTCTTCGTCGGCGGGACGTGGACCACGCCGTTCATCTCGCCGATCAGCCGCGGCATTTCCGGCGAATAGGCCTCCCTCTACCGAAACCCCGCGCTTTATCGCGGCCGACTGTCAGCCGCGCTGCGCGGCCTGCTCGTCACGCTGACGCTGGACCTCGCGACGCTTGTTGGCGAGCGAAGCGATGATGACGCCGACCGCGACAACGGCGATCAGGATGGTGCAGGCGGCGTTGATCTCCGGTGTGACGCCCAGGCGAACCTGACTGTAGATCTTCATCGGCAGCGTGGTGGCGCCGGGCCCGGAGGTGAAGCTGGCAATGACCAGGTCATCAAGCGACAATGTGAACGCCAGCATCCAGCCGGACACGATCGCCGGCAGGATGACGGGCAGCGTGATCTGGAAGAAGGTCTTCACCGGCGGTGCGCCGAGATCCATCGCCGCCTCCTCCAGTGAGCGGTCGAAGGTGACCAGGCGCGATTGCACGACGACCGCCACGAAGCACATGGTGAAGGTGATGTGCGCGAGCGTGACCGTGAGGAAGCCACGGTCGAGGCCAACGGCAACGAACAGCAGCAGCAGCGACAGGCCGGTGATGACTTCCGGCATGACCAGCGGCGCGAAGACCATGCCGGAAAACAGCACCCTGCCCTTGAAGCGCGTGTAACGCGTCAGGGTGAGTGCCGCCAGCGTGCCGAGCACGGTGGCCACGGTGGCCGAGATGACGCCGACGCGCGCGGTTACCCAGGTGGCGTCCATCAGGCCCTGATTGTGGAACAGCGATACG
This genomic interval carries:
- a CDS encoding ABC transporter permease — encoded protein: MNATWSRFNITSIVLGFAFLYLPIVLLIVFSFNESKLVTVWGGFSTKWYVSLFHNQGLMDATWVTARVGVISATVATVLGTLAALTLTRYTRFKGRVLFSGMVFAPLVMPEVITGLSLLLLFVAVGLDRGFLTVTLAHITFTMCFVAVVVQSRLVTFDRSLEEAAMDLGAPPVKTFFQITLPVILPAIVSGWMLAFTLSLDDLVIASFTSGPGATTLPMKIYSQVRLGVTPEINAACTILIAVVAVGVIIASLANKRREVQRQRDEQAAQRG